A stretch of Fundicoccus culcitae DNA encodes these proteins:
- a CDS encoding arsenate reductase/protein-tyrosine-phosphatase family protein: protein MTKKVIYFLCTRNSARSQIAEGLAKTYLSDDYEVHSAGIEVSSVHPIAIQVMKDIDIDISEQTSKLINLKLYQAADIVVTLCKDAYERCPNVPPRTKHLHWGIDDPTMAVGTETEILQAFVNTRNEIEQLIKEFAEKGLAGTTTFIDKEETFYPQKENFGDILQSIREEHSMTQEELAERLKVNVNFIKRAEEDKAIPSKFFVHYLASLIEEDYETVLNRLYEVK, encoded by the coding sequence GCTGAAGGTTTAGCCAAAACATATTTATCAGACGATTATGAAGTTCATAGCGCAGGTATCGAAGTAAGTTCCGTTCATCCGATAGCTATCCAAGTTATGAAAGATATCGACATTGATATTTCAGAGCAAACATCTAAATTAATCAATTTGAAATTATATCAAGCAGCAGATATCGTGGTGACGCTTTGTAAAGATGCTTACGAAAGATGCCCCAACGTACCTCCGCGTACTAAGCACCTTCATTGGGGCATAGATGACCCTACCATGGCAGTAGGAACCGAGACAGAGATTTTACAAGCTTTTGTTAACACACGCAATGAAATAGAACAGCTAATCAAAGAATTCGCTGAAAAAGGATTAGCCGGCACTACTACTTTTATTGACAAAGAAGAAACTTTCTATCCTCAGAAAGAAAACTTTGGAGACATTCTACAATCGATCCGTGAAGAGCATAGCATGACACAAGAAGAACTTGCTGAGCGTTTAAAGGTAAATGTAAACTTCATTAAACGCGCGGAAGAGGATAAAGCCATCCCCTCTAAGTTTTTTGTCCATTATTTGGCTTCATTAATTGAGGAAGATTACGAAACGGTATTAAATCGTCTCTATGAAGTAAAATAA